The Pseudoalteromonas translucida KMM 520 genome segment AATGGGAGGCTATGGATTTTATGTATGGCTTTCTTTTGGTACTTGCGCGCTTATTTTATTAGGTATTTTATTTAGTTCACTTAGAGAGACTAAACATATTATGGCATCGGTAGAGCAACAAATAGCACGAGAAGTTCGTATTAAAAATGCTAAGCAGGAGCAAATATAATGAACCCAAGACGTAAAAAGCGCCTTTTAGTTATCGTTGCTGTGCTGTTTGGCATTGGTGCCTCAATAGGCTTGGTGCTGTATGCATTACAAGAAAACATTAATTTATTTTATACCCCAAGTGAGCTTGTTGACGGCAAAGGCCCCAATAAAGAAAAACCACAAATAGGCCAAAAGCTCCGCATTGGTGGCATGGTTGTACCCGGTTCGGTAGAGCGTAATGAGCAAAGTTTAAAAGTAAGCTTTACTTT includes the following:
- the ccmD gene encoding heme exporter protein CcmD, translated to MQFDSFSDFIAMGGYGFYVWLSFGTCALILLGILFSSLRETKHIMASVEQQIAREVRIKNAKQEQI
- the ccmE gene encoding cytochrome c maturation protein CcmE, giving the protein MNPRRKKRLLVIVAVLFGIGASIGLVLYALQENINLFYTPSELVDGKGPNKEKPQIGQKLRIGGMVVPGSVERNEQSLKVSFTLIDTGPTVTVRYQGILPDLFREGQGIVAQGVLVEPTVIEAFEVLAKHDEEYMPAEVAEALKGIKHEKPKYNLDSGN